One genomic segment of candidate division KSB1 bacterium includes these proteins:
- a CDS encoding glycosyltransferase family 4 protein, translating to MSLRILLINWQDIRHPLGGGAEVHAHEILRRLVAVGHEVTQLSCTFRGCAREEVVDGIRIVRRGPRPVFNYFVPGLYAALRRRHTFDVVLEDINKVPFYTPFYAREPVVAIVHHLFGPTIRLETGPLSAWYVQAHERLIPRVYRHTRFIVVSKSTQRELAALGLRCSPQDIAYNAVNRQLCRPRPELRAAEPIVGYFGRVKRYKCIDRLLVAFASILEDIPEARLLIVGEGDARPDLQRLAEEMGIAGRVTFTGAVSEERKVELLNRMWVMVNPSAKEGWGITVLEASACGVPVVAADSPGLRDAVVDGCTGLLYPWDRPDLLAAKVRLVLQDQQLRMRLGEGGQRWAAEFSWEKSAARLLEIITEELNR from the coding sequence ATGAGTCTGCGGATTCTGCTCATCAATTGGCAGGACATCCGCCACCCCCTCGGAGGCGGCGCGGAGGTTCATGCCCACGAGATTCTCAGGCGGCTCGTCGCAGTGGGCCATGAGGTGACGCAGCTGAGTTGTACCTTTCGCGGGTGCGCGCGAGAGGAGGTAGTAGACGGCATCCGGATTGTGCGGAGAGGACCACGTCCTGTCTTCAACTACTTTGTGCCGGGACTTTACGCCGCCCTGCGCAGAAGACACACCTTCGATGTGGTCTTGGAAGACATCAACAAGGTGCCGTTCTACACCCCGTTCTACGCCCGCGAGCCCGTAGTTGCGATTGTCCACCATCTTTTTGGGCCGACCATACGGCTGGAAACTGGCCCCTTGAGCGCCTGGTATGTTCAAGCTCACGAGAGGCTGATTCCGCGCGTCTATCGCCATACGCGCTTCATTGTTGTTTCTAAGAGCACCCAACGGGAACTGGCAGCACTCGGGCTGCGTTGTAGCCCTCAGGACATCGCCTACAACGCCGTCAATCGTCAGCTGTGCCGGCCCAGGCCGGAACTCAGGGCGGCAGAGCCCATAGTTGGCTACTTTGGCCGGGTGAAGCGCTACAAGTGCATTGATAGGCTATTGGTCGCGTTCGCGTCGATTCTTGAGGACATCCCTGAGGCGCGTTTGCTGATTGTGGGCGAAGGCGATGCCCGCCCCGACCTGCAGAGACTCGCTGAAGAGATGGGCATTGCAGGTCGGGTCACCTTCACCGGTGCCGTGAGCGAAGAGCGGAAGGTCGAGCTCCTGAACCGCATGTGGGTGATGGTGAACCCTTCTGCGAAGGAGGGATGGGGCATCACAGTGTTGGAGGCCAGCGCGTGCGGCGTGCCAGTAGTCGCCGCCGATTCCCCTGGTTTGCGCGACGCCGTGGTGGATGGATGCACGGGACTGCTCTATCCGTGGGATAGACCTGATCTCCTGGCGGCGAAGGTGCGCCTGGTGCTGCAAGACCAGCAGCTGCGCATGCGCCTGGGGGAGGGTGGGCAGCGCTGGGCAGCGGAGTTTAGCTGGGAGAAGTCTGCTGCGCGGCTCTTAGAGATCATCACTGAGGAGTTGAACCGCTGA
- a CDS encoding class I SAM-dependent methyltransferase yields the protein MKTHARESRREHWESYWAERAAPDDYYSNADRVVRQIERAVPLPAGWALEVGAGTGRDGVRLAERGGKVVLLDYAEQAVAMMRGVTRGRKGVYIVRGDAFALPFRSASLDLVFHQGLLEHFREPLPLLQENLRVLRPGGVAVVDVPQRYHIYGLLKRVLMALDRWFAGWETDFTVRGLATVMQRAGFEVWWMYGDYMRPSLLYRTLREGLRRLGVRLPMYPPSSKFLRSLRGHLRGLLLRWPVMLNTCLDIGAVARRPVQGR from the coding sequence ATGAAGACCCACGCAAGAGAGTCACGGCGCGAGCACTGGGAGTCTTACTGGGCTGAAAGAGCCGCCCCGGACGACTACTACTCCAATGCCGATCGCGTCGTCAGGCAGATAGAGCGGGCAGTTCCCCTCCCAGCCGGCTGGGCGTTGGAGGTGGGAGCCGGCACTGGGCGCGACGGGGTGCGGTTGGCAGAACGCGGCGGAAAAGTCGTGCTCCTCGACTATGCGGAGCAGGCGGTGGCGATGATGCGCGGCGTGACGCGCGGACGCAAGGGGGTCTACATAGTTCGGGGTGACGCGTTTGCCTTGCCGTTCCGGAGCGCAAGCTTGGACTTGGTGTTCCATCAAGGCCTCTTGGAGCATTTCCGGGAGCCGCTGCCACTGTTGCAGGAGAACCTGCGCGTCCTACGGCCTGGCGGCGTGGCCGTGGTCGACGTGCCTCAGCGTTACCACATCTACGGTTTGCTGAAACGCGTGCTCATGGCGCTTGACAGGTGGTTTGCCGGATGGGAGACCGATTTCACGGTGCGCGGACTTGCCACAGTGATGCAACGAGCCGGGTTCGAGGTGTGGTGGATGTACGGAGACTACATGCGACCAAGTCTCCTTTATCGCACGCTCCGAGAAGGGTTGCGACGGCTCGGCGTCCGCTTGCCCATGTATCCGCCGAGCAGCAAGTTCCTGCGCTCGTTGCGCGGTCATCTGCGTGGTCTGCTGCTGCGCTGGCCGGTGATGCTCAATACCTGTCTTGATATCGGCGCGGTGGCGCGCAGACCGGTGCAGGGTCGATGA
- a CDS encoding B12-binding domain-containing radical SAM protein, producing MAKVVLIEPKAPNLHIFTRFPLPRLGTIILATIAQKAGWDAAVYVEEQGAVDWQEVASADLVGISTVTSTAPRAYAIAERVRNLGIPVVLGGTHVTYLPEEALVHADYVMLGEAESSFPLLLEAVAGQRSLDEVPKLVYLRDGKPFTTTVPAPPVVLDEIPFPDFSLIKSREKKVAGKRIIPVQTSRGCPFDCSFCSVTGMFGRKYRFRSTENVIAELRRYNQPGNFVFFYDDNFAANPAHTRRLLEAMIAEGFKFRWSTQVRADITRDEDLVRLMHRAGCHTVFVGFETVNPESLVATKKHQTVAEMEEATRVFRRHRINVHGMFILGLDHDTFASVKETVRFAKKHQLASAQFLILTPLPGSRCYEELRAEDRITFTDWSLYDAHHVVFEPRGFSLMELQMAQIWAHQRFYSLAEIARRLLAFRLEEVAIAHYARRLNSLWRKRNGLYLRLLDVLRARKGGRIKAEFWQDVAFDLPH from the coding sequence ATGGCAAAAGTAGTCCTTATCGAACCAAAGGCCCCCAACCTTCACATCTTCACACGCTTTCCTCTTCCACGGTTGGGAACCATCATTTTGGCCACTATCGCGCAGAAGGCGGGATGGGACGCTGCCGTCTATGTGGAAGAGCAAGGAGCGGTAGACTGGCAAGAAGTGGCGAGCGCAGATCTGGTCGGCATTTCTACGGTCACCTCCACTGCCCCGCGTGCTTACGCCATAGCTGAGCGCGTGCGCAACTTGGGGATTCCGGTGGTGCTCGGCGGGACACATGTGACCTACCTGCCCGAGGAGGCCCTCGTGCACGCCGACTATGTGATGCTTGGTGAGGCAGAGTCGTCATTTCCCCTGTTGTTGGAAGCGGTGGCCGGGCAGCGCAGCCTGGACGAGGTGCCAAAGCTGGTCTACTTGCGCGACGGAAAGCCCTTCACGACCACCGTGCCGGCGCCACCCGTGGTGCTGGATGAGATTCCCTTTCCGGATTTCTCACTCATCAAGAGCAGGGAAAAGAAAGTGGCGGGCAAGCGCATCATCCCTGTGCAGACCTCTCGCGGCTGCCCTTTCGACTGCTCTTTCTGTTCGGTGACCGGGATGTTCGGCAGGAAATACCGCTTTCGTTCCACCGAGAACGTCATCGCCGAGCTCCGGCGGTACAACCAACCAGGGAACTTTGTCTTCTTCTATGACGACAACTTTGCGGCGAACCCTGCCCACACGCGCAGACTTCTTGAGGCGATGATCGCAGAGGGGTTCAAGTTCCGCTGGTCGACGCAGGTACGGGCCGACATCACCCGAGATGAGGACCTGGTGCGCCTGATGCATCGCGCAGGCTGCCACACCGTGTTCGTGGGATTCGAGACAGTGAACCCGGAGAGTCTGGTGGCCACCAAAAAGCACCAGACCGTGGCGGAGATGGAGGAGGCCACCCGCGTGTTCCGCCGCCACCGCATCAACGTGCACGGGATGTTCATCCTCGGCCTGGATCACGATACCTTCGCTTCGGTGAAGGAGACGGTGCGCTTTGCCAAGAAACATCAGTTGGCCTCTGCCCAATTCCTCATCCTCACTCCTCTTCCTGGCAGCCGTTGCTATGAGGAGCTGCGGGCCGAGGACCGCATAACCTTCACCGACTGGAGCCTGTACGACGCGCACCATGTGGTCTTCGAGCCGCGTGGCTTTTCCCTGATGGAATTGCAGATGGCTCAGATCTGGGCTCACCAGCGCTTCTATTCGCTGGCCGAAATAGCGCGGCGCTTGTTGGCTTTTCGCCTGGAAGAAGTGGCCATCGCCCACTACGCACGTCGCCTCAACAGCCTGTGGCGCAAGAGGAACGGGCTCTACCTGCGGTTGCTTGATGTGTTGCGGGCGAGGAAAGGGGGGCGAATAAAGGCGGAGTTCTGGCAAGACGTCGCGTTCGACTTGCCCCATTAA